Proteins encoded together in one Deinococcus irradiatisoli window:
- a CDS encoding BMP family ABC transporter substrate-binding protein produces the protein MKNTTKKLLTAALALTAAAATQAGAQDAKLKACFIYVGPTGDIGWSYAHDQGRKAAEKALPWLETQYVESVPEGQALPAIDRLAKNGCKVIFTTSFGYMDDTVAAAKKYPDIIFAHNAGFKRAPNLATYMADFYQVYYLNGLVAGALTKSGKVGFVGTYPIPELKRHLSAFALGVKAANPKATVNVKWINSWFDPAKTREASEALISEGADVLSSAEDSATGVQTAGAKNITTFSHYNPMLRFSPGNVVSGHIVHWDKIYIDFLTKVHNGTYTNKNLANVDYWWLLSKGAVEMGADMGMPINAKFVPQLKAAKMTVGGKTVSVYDRVMALEAEMSKGGKFDPFTGPIKDRNGVLRVPAGKTMSIADLNSMSWVAPGVVGQVADEPKK, from the coding sequence ATGAAGAACACCACCAAGAAACTGCTGACCGCCGCGCTCGCCCTCACCGCCGCCGCCGCGACCCAGGCCGGCGCGCAGGACGCCAAGCTCAAGGCCTGCTTCATCTACGTCGGGCCGACCGGCGACATCGGCTGGAGCTACGCCCACGACCAGGGTCGTAAGGCTGCCGAGAAGGCGCTGCCCTGGCTCGAGACACAGTACGTGGAAAGCGTGCCGGAAGGTCAGGCGCTGCCGGCCATCGACCGCCTGGCCAAGAACGGCTGCAAGGTGATCTTCACCACCAGCTTCGGCTACATGGACGACACCGTGGCCGCCGCCAAGAAGTACCCCGACATCATCTTCGCCCACAACGCCGGCTTCAAGCGTGCGCCGAACCTGGCAACCTACATGGCCGACTTCTATCAGGTCTACTACCTCAACGGTCTGGTGGCCGGGGCGCTCACCAAGAGTGGCAAGGTGGGCTTCGTCGGCACCTACCCGATTCCCGAACTCAAGCGCCACCTCTCGGCCTTCGCGCTGGGCGTCAAGGCGGCCAATCCCAAGGCCACCGTCAACGTCAAGTGGATCAACTCGTGGTTCGATCCGGCCAAGACCCGCGAGGCCAGCGAAGCGCTGATCTCCGAGGGCGCCGACGTGCTTTCCAGCGCCGAGGACTCGGCCACCGGCGTGCAGACCGCCGGGGCCAAGAACATCACCACCTTCAGCCACTACAACCCGATGCTGCGCTTCAGCCCCGGCAACGTGGTCAGCGGCCACATCGTCCACTGGGACAAAATCTACATCGATTTCCTGACCAAGGTCCACAACGGCACCTACACCAACAAGAACCTCGCCAACGTGGATTACTGGTGGCTCTTGAGCAAAGGCGCGGTCGAGATGGGCGCCGATATGGGCATGCCGATCAACGCCAAGTTCGTGCCGCAGCTCAAGGCCGCCAAGATGACGGTGGGCGGCAAGACCGTCAGCGTCTACGACCGGGTCATGGCCCTGGAAGCCGAGATGAGCAAGGGCGGCAAGTTCGATCCGTTCACCGGCCCGATCAAGGACCGCAACGGCGTGCTGCGTGTGCCGGCCGGCAAGACCATGAGCATTGCCGACCTCAACAGCATGAGCTGGGTGGCCCCCGGCGTGGTCGGGCAGGTCGCCGACGAGCCCAAGAAGTAA
- a CDS encoding ABC transporter permease, with the protein MDELISALLRALAFGTPLLLASLGAVINERAGVVNLGVEGMMALGALAGFAVAYGDGSPGSGSVWLGILAAMAAGGLAALLHAFVTITLRANQFVSGLSLSLLGLGVAGLLGKKYEGFPLFGQPNQWPFTIGAIVLALLLAFWLTSTRAGLTLRSVGENPAAADVLGLNVNLIRYGAVAFGGAMAGLAGAYLSLVYRPSWTDGMTAGLGWIAVALVIFVGWNPLRAIFGSVFFGLLYYLQFRLQGKTFIPTEFFGAMPYLLVIVVLAFAGLRGQQGAAPEALGRPYNRGER; encoded by the coding sequence ATGGACGAACTGATCAGCGCCCTGCTGCGCGCCCTGGCCTTCGGCACGCCGCTGCTGCTGGCTTCTCTGGGCGCAGTGATCAACGAGCGGGCCGGGGTGGTCAATCTCGGGGTGGAAGGCATGATGGCGCTCGGCGCCCTGGCGGGCTTCGCGGTGGCCTACGGCGACGGCTCGCCGGGCAGCGGCAGCGTCTGGCTGGGCATCCTGGCGGCGATGGCGGCGGGCGGACTGGCGGCCTTGCTGCATGCCTTCGTGACCATCACCCTGCGGGCCAACCAGTTCGTGTCGGGCCTGAGCCTGTCGCTGCTGGGGCTGGGGGTGGCCGGGCTGCTGGGCAAGAAGTACGAGGGCTTTCCCTTGTTCGGGCAGCCCAACCAGTGGCCGTTTACCATCGGGGCCATCGTGCTGGCGCTGCTGCTGGCCTTCTGGCTCACCAGCACCCGCGCAGGGCTCACCCTGCGCTCGGTCGGCGAGAACCCGGCGGCCGCCGACGTGCTGGGCCTCAACGTCAACCTCATTCGGTACGGCGCCGTGGCCTTCGGCGGCGCGATGGCCGGGCTGGCCGGCGCGTACCTTTCGCTGGTCTACCGCCCCTCCTGGACCGACGGCATGACCGCCGGGCTCGGCTGGATCGCGGTGGCGCTGGTGATCTTCGTGGGCTGGAATCCGCTGCGGGCCATCTTCGGCTCGGTGTTCTTCGGGCTCCTGTACTACCTGCAATTCCGGTTGCAGGGCAAAACATTCATTCCCACCGAGTTCTTCGGGGCCATGCCGTACCTGCTGGTCATCGTGGTGCTGGCCTTCGCCGGCCTGCGCGGGCAGCAGGGCGCCGCGCCGGAAGCGCTGGGGCGGCCGTACAACCGGGGTGAACGCTGA
- the yqeK gene encoding bis(5'-nucleosyl)-tetraphosphatase (symmetrical) YqeK yields the protein MIQARSALHPLAQLAQWQSRVQLMVKARRYDHVLRVAELARAIAAANHLDADRAYLAGILHDIARDLPDSELLRLAPPEVPIDSAHPLALHGRAARTLLERWGYRDEVVLRAVEDHTTGPRSHCPVSACVYVADVSEPGRGVNEDIRELAMVDLEGALAQAISSKVHYLQARGIPVHPRTLSAYRALQARGALPCGDA from the coding sequence ATGATTCAGGCGCGCTCCGCTCTGCATCCACTGGCGCAGCTGGCCCAGTGGCAAAGCCGCGTGCAGCTGATGGTCAAGGCCCGGCGCTACGACCACGTGTTGCGGGTGGCTGAACTCGCCCGCGCCATTGCCGCCGCCAACCACCTCGACGCCGACCGGGCCTACCTGGCCGGCATTCTGCACGACATCGCCCGCGACCTGCCCGACAGCGAACTGCTGCGGCTGGCTCCGCCGGAGGTGCCGATCGACTCGGCCCACCCACTGGCGCTGCACGGGCGCGCTGCCCGCACCCTGCTGGAGCGCTGGGGCTACCGCGACGAGGTGGTGCTTCGGGCGGTCGAGGACCACACCACCGGGCCGCGCAGCCACTGCCCGGTGTCGGCCTGCGTGTACGTGGCCGACGTCTCCGAGCCGGGCCGGGGCGTCAACGAGGACATCCGCGAACTGGCAATGGTGGATCTCGAAGGCGCGCTGGCGCAGGCGATCAGTTCCAAGGTGCATTACCTGCAGGCGCGCGGCATTCCGGTGCATCCGCGCACGCTCTCGGCCTACCGGGCGCTTCAGGCGCGCGGCGCGCTGCCCTGCGGCGACGCGTGA
- a CDS encoding IS4 family transposase, producing the protein MKNTRSRPPQDSLCALLTAHFPLDPRRLTVLAALILAIIEKRTVCLFQLVVCIRLVGTDETIYQRLKRFVQFDWADQQPMMTRFVLGFFRDQDDLVLILDRTNWKWGQRDLNLLILSVMWKSFSFPLAWTVLPHGGSSSSAARIALLESVAATLHGKRLALLADREFIGQEWFLALQRLGIKPTIRLHATTRVNGIPVWACFKKLQAGELRRWHCAMTVYGVQMRVLACKNLHGESLYLAYHGWSTQAIDRYAWRWNAEHMHQALKRRGFDLEATRLTDGGRLSLLFGVVTLAFIWCCVSGEFVATNSPPKTLKHGYSAKSVFRLGLDALGVVLSRRPRHKYSSRPTFIQLLATFDP; encoded by the coding sequence ATGAAGAACACCAGGAGCCGACCGCCTCAGGATAGCCTCTGTGCGCTCCTGACGGCCCATTTTCCGCTTGATCCTCGTCGCCTCACCGTTTTGGCGGCATTGATCCTTGCCATCATCGAAAAACGCACCGTCTGTCTGTTCCAATTGGTGGTGTGCATCCGTCTCGTCGGAACCGACGAGACCATCTACCAGCGCCTGAAACGCTTTGTCCAGTTTGACTGGGCGGACCAACAGCCGATGATGACCCGCTTCGTGCTGGGGTTTTTCCGTGATCAGGACGATCTGGTGCTCATCCTCGACCGCACGAATTGGAAGTGGGGTCAGCGCGATCTCAACCTCCTGATCCTCAGCGTGATGTGGAAGTCGTTCAGTTTTCCGCTGGCTTGGACGGTGCTGCCCCATGGGGGCAGCAGTTCATCGGCTGCTCGTATCGCCCTGTTGGAATCGGTCGCTGCGACGCTGCACGGCAAACGTCTTGCCCTGCTGGCAGATCGGGAGTTCATCGGCCAGGAGTGGTTTCTCGCGCTTCAACGCCTGGGGATCAAACCGACAATCCGGCTGCACGCCACTACACGCGTGAACGGGATCCCAGTCTGGGCCTGTTTCAAGAAGCTCCAGGCGGGTGAGCTGCGCCGATGGCACTGTGCGATGACGGTCTATGGTGTACAGATGCGGGTTCTTGCGTGCAAGAACCTCCACGGGGAGAGCCTGTATCTGGCGTACCACGGTTGGAGTACACAGGCCATTGACCGATATGCCTGGCGCTGGAACGCAGAACACATGCACCAGGCGCTCAAGCGACGCGGCTTCGATCTGGAGGCGACCCGACTCACCGATGGTGGCCGACTCAGCCTGCTGTTCGGCGTGGTGACCCTCGCCTTCATCTGGTGCTGCGTCAGTGGGGAGTTCGTGGCCACGAACTCCCCACCAAAGACCTTGAAACACGGCTACAGCGCCAAAAGCGTGTTTAGGCTGGGCCTCGATGCCCTTGGAGTCGTTCTTTCGAGGCGGCCTCGACACAAATATTCGTCCAGGCCGACATTCATCCAGCTACTCGCGACTTTTGACCCCTAG
- the rplU gene encoding 50S ribosomal protein L21 translates to MFAIIQTGGKQYRVQEGDVIRVEKLSGEAGDKLDLKALMVGGEQVLFGDDAAKFTVSAEVVDHGKLKKIYIRKYKSGVQYRRRTGHRQQFTALKITGIQG, encoded by the coding sequence ATGTTTGCAATTATCCAGACCGGCGGTAAGCAGTACCGCGTGCAAGAAGGCGACGTGATCCGCGTCGAGAAGCTCAGCGGCGAGGCCGGCGACAAGCTCGACCTCAAGGCCCTGATGGTGGGCGGCGAGCAGGTGCTGTTCGGTGACGACGCGGCCAAGTTCACCGTGAGCGCCGAAGTGGTCGACCACGGCAAGCTCAAGAAGATCTACATCCGCAAGTACAAGAGCGGCGTGCAGTACCGCCGCCGCACCGGCCACCGCCAGCAGTTCACGGCCCTCAAGATCACCGGCATCCAGGGCTAA
- the rsfS gene encoding ribosome silencing factor — translation MTKQIKPNLPHPDPVLDQLRVIVDAARERRAEDVVALDLTDVSSTLEYFVICTATAGLQLNAVRENIREKAMAAGLSRPTVEGPSERWLLLAFGGSIVVHIMTKDAREYYDLEGLWSDARVLDFPEDER, via the coding sequence ATGACCAAACAGATCAAGCCGAACCTGCCCCACCCCGACCCCGTGCTCGACCAGCTGCGGGTGATCGTCGACGCGGCCCGCGAGCGCCGCGCCGAGGACGTGGTGGCCCTAGACCTCACCGACGTGAGCAGCACCCTGGAATACTTCGTGATCTGCACCGCCACCGCCGGCCTGCAGCTCAACGCCGTGCGCGAGAACATCCGCGAGAAGGCGATGGCCGCCGGTCTGAGCCGCCCCACCGTCGAGGGGCCTTCGGAGCGGTGGTTGCTGCTGGCTTTCGGCGGCAGCATCGTGGTACACATCATGACCAAGGACGCCCGCGAGTACTACGACCTCGAGGGTCTGTGGAGCGACGCCCGGGTGCTCGATTTTCCTGAAGACGAACGTTGA
- a CDS encoding LCP family protein has translation MKVPARRWLRAWQLSALSLAALCGGGYYALSASGENGSAQLSGSLPNFTLLLAGRDVIYCYYHQPCKDQNQRQGVIQTANTDTLMLVKVQGKRVSVLSIPRDTNVGPFDPRKPAAEQKVNGKYWDGGPQALVQAVETITGERVDNYLIVRTEDAARVIDALGGLDVTVPTGGIEWVDQAAGVNLKLAAGPHHLVGDEAVWYLRVRKGFGDDYGRIDHQKQALSQLASKLTSARGLSALPTILSVMGHVETNLDPSLLQTVQPVLSQFKLSFATLPTDTIPRSFNLAVDRQKLAQVWGNGVPAEASSNVTVLIEDASGAQLGEAMQRALQAAGYPHVRLSRLPQSDERSQVFTQADVEAAQTLADELGLPRLQGERFAVEPGQVGVLLGSDAKEQFAALTTFSPTSAP, from the coding sequence GTGAAGGTTCCGGCGCGGCGCTGGCTGCGGGCCTGGCAACTCTCGGCCCTGAGTCTGGCGGCCCTGTGCGGCGGCGGCTACTACGCCCTGAGCGCCAGCGGCGAGAACGGCTCGGCGCAGCTGAGCGGCAGCTTGCCGAACTTCACCTTGCTGCTGGCCGGGCGCGACGTGATCTACTGCTACTATCACCAACCCTGCAAAGACCAGAACCAGCGCCAGGGCGTCATTCAGACCGCCAACACCGACACGTTGATGCTGGTCAAGGTGCAGGGCAAGCGCGTCAGCGTGCTCTCAATTCCGCGCGACACCAACGTCGGCCCCTTCGACCCGCGCAAGCCTGCCGCCGAGCAGAAGGTCAACGGCAAGTACTGGGACGGCGGGCCGCAGGCGCTGGTGCAGGCGGTGGAAACAATCACCGGTGAGCGGGTGGACAACTACCTGATCGTCCGCACCGAGGACGCCGCGCGGGTCATTGACGCGCTCGGCGGGCTGGACGTGACGGTGCCGACGGGCGGCATCGAGTGGGTGGACCAGGCCGCCGGCGTGAACCTCAAGCTTGCGGCCGGGCCGCACCACCTGGTCGGCGACGAAGCGGTGTGGTACCTGCGGGTGCGCAAGGGCTTCGGCGACGATTACGGCCGCATCGACCACCAGAAGCAGGCGCTGAGTCAGCTGGCCAGCAAGCTTACCAGCGCGCGCGGCCTGAGCGCCCTGCCCACCATTCTCAGCGTGATGGGCCACGTGGAAACCAACCTCGACCCCAGCCTGCTCCAGACGGTTCAGCCGGTGCTCTCGCAGTTCAAGCTGAGTTTTGCCACCCTGCCCACCGACACCATTCCGCGCAGCTTCAATCTGGCGGTCGACCGTCAGAAGCTCGCCCAGGTTTGGGGCAACGGCGTGCCGGCCGAGGCCAGCAGCAACGTCACGGTGCTGATCGAGGACGCTAGCGGCGCGCAGCTCGGCGAAGCGATGCAGCGGGCGCTGCAGGCCGCCGGCTACCCGCACGTGCGCCTGAGCCGCCTGCCGCAGAGTGACGAACGCAGCCAGGTCTTTACCCAGGCGGACGTGGAAGCCGCCCAGACCCTGGCCGACGAACTCGGCCTGCCGCGCCTTCAGGGCGAGCGCTTCGCCGTCGAGCCAGGGCAGGTGGGCGTGCTGCTCGGCAGCGACGCCAAGGAGCAGTTCGCCGCCCTCACGACGTTTTCACCCACCTCCGCACCCTGA
- a CDS encoding tyrosine-type recombinase/integrase: MTGERRAKARGNGEGTVWKEGDVYRWQVTLGYRTDGKRITRSGRAASKKAAHDAMNKVQADYSRGLLGTPERVTVSEYAERWLRRQHEVRPRTAKRYGEHLAYALEHIGSMRLQDVRPHHLKDLLVKLSQRPMKRGGTMAPITQAHVRTRLRSLFREAVSDQIIYANPIDGVKRVKTERHESAGQALDFDQAARLHEVGAALHEAGLCRFWPALFTAVSLGLRRGEVMGLTWDDVDLSGNVIHIRQARVMGAKGIETGTPKTVNSRRTVHLPPSLVAVLQAHHAHQAQERQALGREWLGVGAVFSTELGGWSHPDHLNRALGAVVAWSDPATFEQKAKRGITREARARLSTVISAGEKLPSISPHDLRHTYATLALRRGVPVEVVSKVLGHAQVSITLDVYRHVLDNERRASVIDLFAELPSRPAMPPAALN; encoded by the coding sequence GTGACCGGCGAGCGGAGGGCGAAAGCGCGCGGCAACGGCGAAGGCACGGTATGGAAGGAAGGCGACGTGTACCGTTGGCAGGTGACGCTCGGCTATAGGACGGACGGCAAACGCATCACCCGCTCCGGGCGCGCAGCTAGTAAGAAGGCCGCCCATGACGCCATGAACAAGGTGCAGGCCGACTACTCGCGGGGCTTGCTGGGCACGCCAGAACGGGTGACGGTGAGCGAGTATGCCGAGCGCTGGTTAAGGCGCCAGCACGAAGTAAGGCCACGTACAGCCAAACGCTACGGTGAACACCTCGCTTACGCCCTGGAACACATCGGCTCGATGAGGCTTCAGGATGTGCGGCCCCATCACCTGAAAGACCTGCTGGTCAAGCTCTCTCAGCGGCCCATGAAGCGCGGCGGCACGATGGCCCCAATCACCCAGGCCCATGTCAGAACCCGGCTTCGCTCGCTGTTTCGTGAAGCGGTGAGCGACCAGATCATTTACGCCAACCCCATAGACGGCGTGAAGCGGGTCAAGACAGAGCGGCATGAGTCGGCAGGGCAAGCCCTGGACTTCGACCAGGCAGCGCGGCTACACGAAGTCGGGGCCGCGCTACACGAAGCCGGACTCTGCCGCTTCTGGCCTGCCCTCTTTACAGCGGTAAGTCTGGGGCTGCGGCGCGGCGAAGTGATGGGTTTGACCTGGGACGACGTGGACTTGAGCGGGAACGTGATCCACATTCGGCAGGCGCGGGTGATGGGTGCCAAAGGCATAGAGACAGGCACTCCCAAGACAGTGAACTCGCGCCGCACCGTTCACCTTCCACCGAGTCTCGTAGCCGTGTTGCAGGCCCACCATGCTCACCAAGCCCAGGAACGGCAGGCACTGGGCCGTGAGTGGCTGGGTGTGGGTGCGGTGTTCTCTACGGAGCTGGGCGGCTGGTCACACCCTGACCATCTGAACCGGGCGCTGGGTGCGGTGGTGGCCTGGTCCGACCCGGCTACCTTCGAACAGAAAGCCAAGCGTGGCATTACCCGGGAAGCGCGGGCGCGGCTCTCTACCGTGATCAGCGCCGGAGAAAAACTACCCAGCATCTCGCCTCATGATCTGCGGCACACCTACGCAACGCTGGCGCTCAGGCGGGGCGTGCCGGTGGAGGTAGTCTCGAAGGTGCTGGGCCATGCTCAGGTGTCGATCACGCTCGACGTTTACCGGCATGTCCTGGACAACGAGCGGCGAGCCTCCGTGATCGACCTGTTCGCGGAGCTGCCGAGCCGCCCAGCCATGCCGCCGGCCGCCCTGAATTGA
- a CDS encoding cupin domain-containing protein produces MNLLSSADLPARPAPESRFTGPVWMQPLTSEVMRVTFTPGARTVWHRHPHGQTLLIVSGRGLVQKRGEAAVAFSAGDVVTIEAGEEHWHGAAPDSVMSHFALQAGETEWLTHVTDEEYES; encoded by the coding sequence ATGAACCTGCTCTCCTCTGCCGATCTGCCCGCCCGCCCCGCTCCGGAGTCGCGCTTCACCGGCCCGGTATGGATGCAGCCCCTGACGTCCGAAGTCATGCGCGTCACCTTCACGCCCGGCGCCCGCACCGTCTGGCACCGCCACCCGCACGGCCAGACCCTGCTGATCGTCAGCGGGCGCGGGCTGGTGCAAAAGCGCGGTGAGGCGGCGGTGGCCTTCAGCGCCGGCGACGTGGTGACCATCGAGGCCGGCGAGGAGCACTGGCACGGCGCCGCGCCCGACTCGGTGATGTCGCACTTCGCCTTGCAGGCCGGCGAGACCGAGTGGCTGACCCACGTGACCGACGAGGAATACGAGAGCTGA
- the obgE gene encoding GTPase ObgE: MAFRDVLEIEVIGGNGGDGSMSFHRAKYMEKGGPDGGHGGKGGTIYLRAVEGVESLDRLLGRRKYKAGTGNGGEGRLRNGADAEDIIIDVPVGTTAFDADSGKVVADLVTPGQMKVVAKGGAGGRGNSVFASSTRQAPRFAEIGVRGQRRRLRLELRLIADVGLVGYPNAGKSSLLAALSNANPMIAAYPFTTLSPILGVVSAEGEQERFTLADIPGIIEGASEGRGLGLEFLRHISRTRMLVYVLDVAVDPARELEALQNELRSYDPSLLDSVALIALNKVDTEDEDVAIMAEDELVTFGLPVLRVSAAEKIGLDELRRALFELLPSRELWAQTHALEEESDVVVVAPLELRLSEEVNKDGQTERIWIVTGGGFEEKLERFARHLEDAAEYLSGLFKRQGLYNALRRVNAREGDTVDIGGLRFEYFDEE, translated from the coding sequence ATGGCCTTCAGAGACGTACTGGAAATCGAAGTCATCGGCGGCAACGGCGGCGACGGTTCGATGAGTTTTCACCGCGCCAAATATATGGAAAAAGGCGGCCCCGACGGCGGGCACGGCGGCAAGGGCGGCACCATCTACCTGCGCGCCGTGGAAGGGGTCGAGAGCCTGGACCGCTTGCTGGGCCGGCGCAAGTACAAGGCCGGCACTGGCAACGGCGGCGAGGGCCGCCTGCGCAACGGCGCCGACGCCGAGGACATCATCATCGACGTGCCGGTGGGTACCACCGCCTTCGACGCCGACAGCGGCAAGGTGGTGGCCGACCTGGTGACGCCCGGCCAGATGAAGGTGGTCGCCAAGGGCGGGGCCGGCGGGCGCGGCAACAGCGTGTTTGCCTCGAGCACCCGGCAGGCGCCGCGCTTCGCCGAGATCGGGGTGCGCGGGCAGCGCCGGCGCCTGCGCCTGGAACTGCGCCTGATCGCCGACGTGGGGCTGGTGGGCTATCCCAACGCCGGCAAATCGAGCCTCCTGGCCGCGCTCTCCAACGCCAACCCGATGATTGCCGCCTATCCGTTCACCACCCTCTCGCCGATTCTGGGCGTGGTCAGCGCCGAGGGCGAACAGGAGCGCTTCACGCTGGCCGACATCCCCGGCATCATCGAGGGCGCCAGCGAGGGCCGCGGCCTGGGCCTGGAGTTCCTGCGCCACATCAGCCGCACCCGCATGCTGGTGTACGTCCTCGACGTGGCGGTGGATCCGGCCCGCGAACTCGAAGCCCTGCAAAACGAGCTGCGCAGCTACGACCCCAGCCTGCTCGACAGCGTGGCCCTGATCGCCCTGAACAAGGTCGATACGGAGGACGAGGACGTGGCGATCATGGCCGAGGATGAGCTGGTCACCTTCGGCCTGCCGGTGCTGCGGGTCAGCGCCGCCGAGAAGATCGGTCTCGACGAGCTGCGCCGGGCGCTGTTCGAGCTGCTGCCCTCGCGCGAATTGTGGGCCCAGACCCACGCACTGGAAGAAGAAAGCGACGTGGTGGTGGTCGCCCCGCTGGAACTGCGCCTGAGCGAGGAAGTCAATAAGGACGGCCAGACCGAGCGTATCTGGATCGTCACCGGGGGCGGCTTCGAGGAAAAACTCGAGCGCTTCGCCCGCCACCTCGAGGACGCCGCCGAGTACCTCTCGGGGCTGTTCAAGCGTCAGGGGCTCTACAACGCCCTGCGGCGGGTGAATGCCCGCGAAGGTGACACGGTGGACATCGGCGGGCTGCGTTTCGAGTATTTTGACGAAGAATGA
- the xseB gene encoding exodeoxyribonuclease VII small subunit, with the protein MSAKKAPPGAARTQTYRAAYQQLARIAAELEAGETDLDRVLPLLAEAQAAYEVCKQRIDALRAALQEGALAPGPAPGDEALEADETQDDPEDEDDDFF; encoded by the coding sequence GTGAGCGCCAAGAAAGCCCCGCCGGGCGCCGCCCGAACCCAGACGTACCGGGCGGCGTATCAGCAGCTTGCCCGCATCGCGGCCGAACTCGAGGCCGGCGAAACCGACCTCGACAGGGTGCTGCCGCTGCTCGCCGAGGCCCAGGCCGCCTACGAGGTCTGCAAGCAGCGCATCGACGCGTTGCGGGCGGCGTTGCAGGAAGGAGCGCTAGCGCCCGGCCCGGCGCCTGGCGACGAGGCGCTGGAGGCCGACGAGACCCAGGACGACCCGGAAGACGAGGACGACGACTTTTTCTGA
- the hemC gene encoding hydroxymethylbilane synthase: MRSITVGTRGSTLALAQTRWVVARLKEEWPETEFRIQTIVTKGDRNRGSLENMAARGDKGFWVKEIEDALLGGRIDIAVHSLKDLPTQQPEGLEIASIPKRVDARDALVGKEGMKKLADLPPGARIGTSSARRAAFLRAFRPDLQVLELRGNIDTRLAALAGNEYDAIILAAAGLIRIELRNRIDELIDPGVLLPAPGQGALALETRSDDDLGIEVAYAIHDLTTDDRTTAEREFLAGLGAGCVAPVGAHAVIKNGTLLLEGWVGALDGSKVIQASTQGDPAECADLGAELAQDMLERGARELVEAARV, translated from the coding sequence ATGCGCTCTATCACTGTTGGTACGCGCGGCTCGACCCTGGCGCTCGCGCAGACCCGCTGGGTTGTGGCCCGCCTCAAGGAAGAATGGCCGGAAACCGAGTTTCGTATTCAGACCATCGTGACCAAAGGCGACCGCAACCGGGGCAGCCTGGAAAACATGGCCGCCCGGGGCGACAAAGGCTTCTGGGTCAAGGAAATCGAGGACGCCCTGCTGGGCGGCCGCATCGACATCGCGGTGCACAGCCTCAAGGACCTGCCCACCCAGCAGCCGGAGGGACTGGAGATCGCCAGCATTCCCAAACGGGTTGACGCCCGCGACGCCCTGGTGGGCAAGGAAGGCATGAAAAAGCTCGCCGACCTGCCGCCGGGCGCCCGTATCGGCACCAGCAGCGCGCGGCGGGCGGCGTTTCTGCGGGCCTTCCGGCCGGATTTGCAGGTGCTCGAACTGCGCGGGAATATCGACACCCGCCTGGCCGCGCTGGCCGGCAACGAGTACGACGCCATCATCCTGGCGGCGGCGGGGCTGATCCGCATCGAGCTGCGTAACCGCATCGACGAGCTCATTGATCCCGGCGTGCTGTTGCCGGCGCCGGGGCAGGGCGCGCTGGCGCTGGAAACCCGCAGCGACGACGATCTGGGCATCGAGGTGGCCTACGCCATCCACGACCTGACCACCGACGACCGCACCACCGCCGAACGCGAGTTCCTGGCAGGCCTGGGCGCCGGCTGCGTGGCGCCGGTGGGCGCGCACGCCGTGATCAAGAACGGCACGCTGCTGCTCGAAGGCTGGGTCGGGGCGCTCGACGGCAGCAAGGTGATTCAGGCCAGCACCCAGGGCGACCCGGCCGAATGCGCCGACCTCGGCGCCGAACTGGCCCAGGACATGCTGGAGCGCGGCGCCCGCGAACTGGTCGAGGCCGCGCGCGTCTGA
- a CDS encoding helix-turn-helix transcriptional regulator, protein MKEQSVTHEKLADLTGIQRPNVTRLLTGQSGAIPENWQKVLDVLGLELVAQPKRED, encoded by the coding sequence ATGAAAGAGCAGAGCGTTACCCATGAGAAGCTGGCTGACCTTACGGGTATCCAGCGTCCTAATGTCACTCGGCTTCTTACGGGCCAGAGTGGTGCTATTCCCGAAAACTGGCAAAAGGTCTTGGACGTATTAGGACTGGAGTTGGTCGCTCAGCCTAAACGGGAGGACTAA
- the rpmA gene encoding 50S ribosomal protein L27, producing MAHKKGVGSSKNGRDSNPKYLGVKKFGSEQVLAGNILVRQRGTKFKAGVGVGMGRDHTLFALVSGEVVFSNKGNKGRFISVLAPASEMAAD from the coding sequence ATGGCACACAAGAAAGGCGTAGGCTCGTCCAAGAACGGACGCGACAGCAATCCCAAGTACCTGGGCGTCAAGAAGTTCGGCAGCGAGCAGGTGCTGGCCGGCAATATCCTGGTGCGTCAGCGCGGCACCAAGTTCAAGGCCGGCGTCGGCGTGGGCATGGGCCGCGACCACACCCTCTTCGCGCTGGTCAGCGGCGAAGTGGTGTTTTCCAACAAGGGCAACAAGGGCCGCTTCATCAGCGTGCTGGCCCCGGCCAGCGAAATGGCGGCCGACTGA